From Arthrobacter sp. FW306-2-2C-D06B, a single genomic window includes:
- the groL gene encoding chaperonin GroEL (60 kDa chaperone family; promotes refolding of misfolded polypeptides especially under stressful conditions; forms two stacked rings of heptamers to form a barrel-shaped 14mer; ends can be capped by GroES; misfolded proteins enter the barrel where they are refolded when GroES binds): MAKQLAFNDAARRSLEAGIDKLANTVKVTLGPRGRNVVLDKKWGAPTITNDGVTIAREVELDDPYENLGAQLAKEVATKTNDVAGDGTTTATVLAQALVKEGLRNVAAGAAPGEIKRGIEVSVQAVAARLLENAREVEGTQVASVAAISAQSDEVGELLAEAFDKVGKDGVITIEESSTTQTELVLTEGMQFDKGYLSPYFVTDAERQEAVLEDALILINQGKISSLQEFLPLLEKALQAAKPLFIIAEDIDGEALSTLIVNRIRGTLNVVAVKAPGFGDRRKAMLQDIATLTGAQVVSPELGLSLDQVGLEVLGSARRITVTKDNTTIVDGAGTSEDVAARVAQIRAELTRTDSDWDREKLQERLAKLAGGIGVIKVGAATEVELKEKKHRIEDAVSSTRAALEEGIVSGGGSALIHALKALDEDAAVKALEGDAAAAVGIVRRALTQPLRWIAQNAGFDGYVVVAKVAELEDNHGFNAKSGVYEDLIAAGVIDPVKVTRSALQNAASIAALVLTTETLVVEKPAEEDEHAGHSH, encoded by the coding sequence ATGGCAAAGCAGCTTGCGTTTAACGACGCTGCCCGTCGCTCGCTCGAAGCAGGCATTGACAAGCTCGCCAACACCGTCAAGGTCACCCTTGGCCCGCGTGGCCGCAACGTCGTTCTGGACAAGAAGTGGGGAGCTCCCACCATCACCAACGATGGCGTCACAATCGCCCGCGAGGTCGAACTCGACGACCCGTATGAGAACCTTGGCGCACAGCTGGCCAAGGAAGTCGCCACCAAGACCAATGACGTCGCAGGCGACGGCACCACCACTGCCACCGTGCTGGCACAGGCACTCGTCAAGGAAGGCCTGCGCAACGTTGCCGCCGGAGCCGCCCCTGGCGAAATCAAGCGCGGCATCGAGGTTTCGGTCCAGGCCGTGGCTGCCCGCCTTCTGGAGAACGCCCGCGAAGTAGAAGGCACCCAGGTTGCCAGCGTTGCCGCGATCTCCGCCCAGAGCGATGAAGTTGGCGAGCTCCTTGCCGAGGCTTTCGACAAGGTCGGCAAGGATGGTGTCATCACCATCGAAGAGTCCTCCACTACGCAGACCGAACTGGTCCTCACCGAGGGCATGCAGTTCGACAAGGGCTACCTGTCCCCGTACTTCGTCACTGACGCGGAACGCCAGGAAGCTGTTCTGGAAGACGCGCTCATCCTGATCAACCAGGGCAAGATCTCCTCGCTGCAGGAGTTCCTCCCGCTCCTCGAGAAGGCCCTGCAGGCTGCCAAGCCGCTCTTCATCATCGCCGAGGACATCGACGGCGAGGCACTGTCCACGCTGATCGTGAACCGTATCCGTGGCACCCTGAACGTCGTTGCCGTCAAGGCTCCTGGCTTCGGCGACCGCCGCAAGGCCATGCTGCAGGACATTGCCACGCTGACCGGCGCACAGGTTGTCTCCCCGGAGCTCGGCCTGTCCCTGGACCAGGTTGGCCTCGAGGTCCTCGGCAGCGCCCGCCGGATCACCGTCACCAAGGACAACACCACCATCGTTGACGGCGCCGGCACCTCTGAGGACGTCGCGGCACGCGTCGCCCAGATCCGTGCCGAGCTGACCCGCACCGATTCCGACTGGGACCGGGAAAAGCTGCAGGAAAGGCTTGCAAAGCTGGCAGGCGGCATCGGCGTGATCAAGGTCGGCGCAGCCACCGAGGTCGAGCTCAAGGAAAAGAAGCACCGCATCGAGGACGCAGTGTCCTCCACCCGTGCTGCCCTTGAAGAAGGCATTGTCTCCGGCGGTGGATCCGCCCTCATCCACGCCCTCAAGGCATTGGACGAGGACGCTGCCGTCAAGGCACTGGAAGGCGACGCGGCTGCTGCCGTCGGCATCGTCCGCCGCGCCCTGACCCAGCCCCTTCGCTGGATCGCCCAGAACGCCGGTTTCGACGGCTACGTCGTCGTCGCCAAGGTTGCCGAGCTGGAAGACAACCACGGCTTCAACGCGAAGTCCGGCGTGTACGAGGACCTGATCGCCGCTGGCGTGATCGACCCCGTCAAGGTCACCCGCTCTGCGCTCCAGAACGCCGCGTCCATCGCAGCCTTGGTTCTCACCACCGAGACCCTGGTTGTCGAGAAGCCGGCCGAGGAAGACGAGCACGCAGGCCACAGCCACTAA
- the groES gene encoding co-chaperone GroES, translating into MSVSIKPLEDRIVVRPLEAEQTTASGLVIPDTAQEKPQEGEVVAVGPGRFDDNGNRVPVDVTVGDVVIYSKYGGTEVKTGGNEYLVLSARDVLAIVVK; encoded by the coding sequence GTGTCGGTCTCCATTAAGCCTCTCGAGGATCGCATTGTTGTCCGCCCGCTCGAAGCAGAGCAGACCACGGCTTCCGGCCTGGTCATCCCGGACACTGCACAGGAAAAGCCGCAGGAAGGCGAAGTTGTTGCAGTTGGCCCCGGCCGCTTCGATGACAACGGCAACCGCGTGCCCGTCGACGTAACCGTTGGCGACGTCGTCATCTACTCCAAGTACGGCGGAACTGAAGTCAAGACCGGCGGCAACGAATACCTCGTTCTGTCCGCCCGCGACGTTCTGGCGATCGTCGTTAAGTAA
- a CDS encoding class I SAM-dependent methyltransferase, with protein MADTSPDQIAPLLTTEGWELLASLGPYRDDEAFALNARLRKDGRSPALVAAVLTQSRLRTRAEAKFGEFARQMLFTQAGLEQATRLNVAARHAERFANAGSRHVADLGCGLGADSMAMASMDIKVTAVELDETTAACATINLIPFPHATVVHSDATSVPLDGVDGVWLDPARRTTSSSGTKRIWDPEAFSPPLSFVESLAATGKSVGVKMGPGMPHESVPAGCEAQWISVGGDVTEVTLWFNDVARPGIRRAALVLGPRGAAEMTSGEDFDGGPVPDVGPVEGYLYEPDGAVIRAGLVADVALRLGGHLVDPHIAYICAPELVETPFARAYKVLEVMPLNVKELKAWVKANGVGVLDIKKRGTSVTPEELRKQLLPPGKNSAKARGNKTATLVLTRIGEEKVAVVVEPVAAA; from the coding sequence ATGGCTGACACATCCCCGGACCAGATTGCCCCCTTGCTGACAACGGAAGGTTGGGAACTGCTGGCGTCCTTGGGACCGTACCGCGATGACGAAGCCTTCGCCCTGAATGCCCGCCTGCGCAAAGACGGCCGCTCCCCTGCCCTCGTTGCCGCCGTCCTCACCCAATCCAGGCTCCGCACCCGGGCCGAGGCCAAGTTCGGCGAATTCGCCCGGCAGATGCTCTTCACCCAGGCCGGCCTGGAACAAGCCACCCGGCTCAATGTTGCGGCCAGGCATGCCGAACGCTTCGCCAACGCAGGCTCACGGCACGTAGCTGACCTGGGCTGCGGGCTTGGAGCAGATTCCATGGCCATGGCCTCCATGGATATCAAGGTCACCGCGGTGGAGCTCGACGAGACCACCGCAGCGTGCGCCACCATCAACCTCATTCCTTTCCCGCACGCAACGGTGGTGCACTCCGACGCAACCTCGGTGCCCCTCGACGGGGTCGACGGCGTGTGGCTCGATCCGGCACGACGCACCACGTCGTCGTCGGGAACCAAGCGGATCTGGGATCCGGAGGCGTTCTCGCCGCCGTTGTCCTTCGTTGAATCATTGGCCGCCACCGGCAAGTCCGTCGGGGTCAAGATGGGCCCGGGAATGCCGCACGAATCGGTTCCGGCCGGCTGCGAAGCACAGTGGATCTCGGTGGGAGGGGATGTCACGGAAGTCACGCTGTGGTTCAACGACGTCGCCCGTCCCGGCATCCGCCGCGCTGCCCTGGTACTCGGGCCGCGGGGCGCCGCCGAGATGACCAGCGGCGAAGATTTCGACGGCGGTCCGGTGCCCGACGTCGGGCCCGTGGAGGGCTACCTGTACGAGCCGGATGGCGCGGTGATCCGGGCGGGCCTGGTGGCCGACGTCGCGCTCCGGCTCGGAGGCCACCTGGTGGACCCACATATTGCCTACATTTGCGCTCCGGAACTGGTGGAGACCCCGTTCGCCCGCGCCTACAAGGTCCTGGAAGTCATGCCGCTGAACGTCAAGGAACTCAAGGCCTGGGTGAAAGCCAACGGCGTCGGCGTCCTGGACATCAAGAAACGCGGCACCTCCGTTACCCCCGAAGAGCTGCGGAAACAATTGCTGCCGCCCGGGAAGAACTCGGCGAAAGCCCGCGGCAACAAAACAGCCACCCTGGTCCTCACGAGGATCGGCGAGGAAAAGGTGGCTGTTGTGGTGGAGCCGGTAGCGGCTGCCTGA
- a CDS encoding shikimate 5-dehydrogenase: MPILNKDMTLCISLSARPSNNGTRFHNFLYEALGLNWIYKAFAPTDLPNAIAGVRGLGIRGCAVSMPYKEDVIALVDRMDASAAAIDSVNTIVNDAGVLTAYNTDYTAIAQLIERNAIDPASSVLLRGSGGMAKATAAAFRDAGFSRVTVVARNEKSGQSLAGLYGFGWQSEVGESTADVLVNVTPIGMAGGPESGSLSFPEAAVSAAQVVFDVVALPAETPLIKAGRAAGKTVISGAEVATIQALEQFVLYTGITPTPEQVAAAEEFTRAP; the protein is encoded by the coding sequence ATGCCGATCCTCAATAAAGACATGACGCTCTGTATTTCTCTCTCTGCCCGGCCGAGCAACAACGGAACGCGTTTCCACAACTTCCTCTACGAGGCGCTCGGCCTGAACTGGATCTACAAGGCCTTCGCTCCCACCGACCTGCCGAACGCCATCGCCGGCGTGCGCGGCCTGGGCATCCGCGGCTGCGCCGTCTCGATGCCCTACAAGGAAGACGTCATCGCCCTTGTCGACCGCATGGACGCTTCCGCCGCCGCTATCGACTCGGTCAACACGATCGTGAACGACGCCGGCGTACTCACTGCCTATAACACGGACTACACCGCGATCGCCCAGTTGATCGAGCGCAACGCGATCGACCCGGCGTCGTCCGTGCTGCTCCGAGGTTCCGGCGGCATGGCCAAGGCAACCGCGGCTGCCTTCCGCGACGCCGGATTCTCCCGCGTCACCGTTGTTGCCCGGAATGAGAAGTCCGGGCAATCCCTCGCGGGGCTCTATGGCTTCGGCTGGCAATCCGAGGTAGGGGAGTCGACGGCGGACGTGCTCGTCAACGTCACACCGATCGGCATGGCCGGCGGTCCCGAGTCCGGCTCGCTGTCCTTCCCCGAAGCAGCGGTTTCGGCCGCGCAGGTGGTGTTCGACGTCGTCGCTCTCCCTGCAGAAACGCCGCTCATCAAGGCCGGCCGTGCGGCAGGAAAGACCGTGATCAGCGGCGCCGAGGTGGCCACCATCCAGGCGCTCGAACAGTTTGTGCTCTACACCGGCATCACGCCGACGCCGGAGCAAGTGGCCGCGGCCGAGGAATTCACGCGCGCCCCATAG
- the ykgO gene encoding type B 50S ribosomal protein L36 → MKVRNSLRALKKIPGAQVVRRRGRTFVINKLNPRFKARQG, encoded by the coding sequence ATGAAAGTCAGGAATTCGCTGCGTGCCCTCAAGAAGATCCCCGGCGCGCAAGTGGTCCGCCGGCGCGGCCGCACCTTTGTCATCAACAAGCTGAATCCTCGCTTCAAGGCGCGCCAAGGCTAG
- a CDS encoding GTP-binding protein, which translates to MHLSVVSSLDSQCREAATARLGRTHRDSVVVLHDLLDGSIVLRRIFRNGELVEQAQTALEHGCLSCTVRLDVVPTAERLASSGHDHIVLGLPPGVSVDMAVAELKRGLGRPAVIDNAVLAIDPSGLEDHIWDKHTLYESGFTAMPEDERTSGEFLIGELGHADTVMVHAGLGAELAGLRPDSSEAWAQGLELLGQLAPHAAVSAGDDDFRPGCYDGAEALARVRRGSVRVPLEEESGSFRTVLHKVERPLHPGRFQEALPKLAEGSHWMRGRLWIASAAKVRIAVQGIGPRVWLEITGEWLADAGTVLDGKGAQHGRGLADVDAVLDWHPRFGDRGTVLAVTGRGEDLDAAEIRALLDGCALSEAEMRLGFAGLEDPFELESTL; encoded by the coding sequence ATGCACCTTTCTGTCGTCAGCTCACTGGACAGCCAATGCCGCGAAGCAGCCACCGCCAGGCTTGGGCGGACCCACCGCGATTCGGTGGTGGTCCTGCACGACCTCCTGGACGGCTCCATCGTCTTGCGAAGGATCTTCCGCAACGGCGAACTGGTGGAGCAGGCGCAAACCGCTTTGGAACACGGCTGCCTCAGCTGCACGGTCCGCCTGGATGTTGTCCCGACGGCGGAACGCCTCGCGTCCTCCGGCCATGACCATATCGTCCTGGGCCTTCCGCCCGGGGTCTCCGTGGACATGGCGGTGGCGGAACTCAAGCGCGGCCTGGGACGGCCCGCAGTCATCGACAACGCCGTGTTGGCGATCGATCCCTCCGGCCTGGAAGACCACATCTGGGACAAGCACACGCTGTATGAATCCGGCTTCACGGCCATGCCCGAGGATGAGCGCACCAGCGGAGAATTCCTCATCGGGGAACTGGGCCATGCGGACACCGTCATGGTGCACGCCGGTCTTGGGGCGGAGCTGGCAGGCTTGCGCCCGGACTCAAGCGAGGCCTGGGCCCAAGGGTTGGAACTGCTCGGGCAGCTTGCTCCGCACGCCGCCGTTTCCGCGGGCGACGACGACTTCCGGCCCGGCTGCTACGACGGCGCGGAGGCTCTCGCGAGGGTTCGTCGTGGTTCCGTGCGGGTGCCGCTCGAGGAAGAGTCTGGGAGTTTCCGGACCGTGCTCCACAAAGTGGAGCGTCCCCTTCATCCAGGTCGCTTCCAGGAAGCACTGCCCAAGTTGGCCGAGGGATCCCACTGGATGCGGGGCCGGTTGTGGATTGCCTCGGCGGCCAAGGTCCGGATCGCGGTGCAGGGAATCGGGCCGCGCGTCTGGCTCGAGATCACGGGCGAGTGGCTCGCGGACGCCGGTACCGTCCTCGACGGCAAGGGCGCGCAGCATGGAAGGGGACTCGCCGACGTCGACGCCGTCCTTGACTGGCATCCCCGCTTCGGCGACCGGGGCACGGTGCTGGCCGTGACCGGACGAGGGGAAGACCTCGACGCCGCCGAAATCCGGGCCCTCCTGGACGGGTGCGCGCTGAGCGAAGCGGAGATGCGGCTCGGCTTCGCCGGACTCGAGGACCCTTTTGAACTCGAATCCACCCTTTAG
- a CDS encoding glutamate--cysteine ligase produces MQIDFASSRQSTLGVEWELALVNARTGELVSVANEVLRGVASRHPDLNEDDEHPHIKRELLLNTVELVTGVCNTVKEAKEDLARSLQAVREVTDPMGVELFCAGSHPFSPPQLQPVSDKERYAKLIDRTQWWGRQMVIYGVHVHVGLDRRDKALPILDGLVNYFPHFQALSASSPFWGGEDTGYASQRALMFQQLPTAGLPFQFPSWAEYESYVQDMFTTGVIDTLSEIRWDIRPVPNLGTIEMRICDGLATLEEVGAVAALTQCLVDEFSTILDNGGSIPTMPPWHIQENKWRAARYGMEAIIILDAEGNEQLVTEHLKETLLRLAPIAEKLGCSEELADVEKIIARGAGYQRQRRVAAQHDGDLHAVVQDLVQQMRSVPTA; encoded by the coding sequence GTGCAGATTGATTTCGCTTCATCCAGGCAGTCGACCCTGGGGGTGGAATGGGAGCTCGCGCTCGTCAACGCACGCACCGGCGAATTGGTCTCGGTGGCGAATGAGGTCCTGCGGGGCGTTGCATCGCGGCATCCGGATTTGAACGAGGATGATGAGCATCCGCACATCAAGCGGGAATTGCTCCTGAACACCGTGGAACTTGTCACGGGCGTGTGCAACACCGTCAAGGAAGCCAAGGAAGACCTGGCCCGCTCGCTGCAGGCTGTCAGGGAAGTCACCGACCCCATGGGCGTGGAGCTTTTCTGCGCCGGAAGCCATCCTTTCAGCCCGCCGCAGCTTCAGCCGGTCTCGGACAAAGAACGCTATGCCAAGCTCATCGACCGCACCCAATGGTGGGGACGGCAAATGGTCATCTATGGAGTCCACGTCCACGTCGGACTGGACCGGAGGGACAAGGCGCTCCCCATCCTCGACGGGCTGGTCAACTACTTCCCGCATTTCCAGGCGCTGTCCGCCTCGAGCCCGTTCTGGGGCGGCGAGGACACCGGCTACGCGTCACAACGCGCCCTCATGTTCCAGCAACTGCCCACGGCCGGCCTGCCTTTCCAGTTCCCCAGCTGGGCCGAATACGAGTCCTATGTCCAGGACATGTTCACCACTGGAGTGATCGACACCCTGTCTGAAATCCGCTGGGATATCCGACCTGTGCCGAATCTGGGCACCATCGAGATGCGCATTTGCGACGGCCTGGCCACCCTTGAGGAAGTGGGCGCAGTTGCAGCCCTGACCCAATGCCTCGTGGACGAGTTCTCCACGATCCTGGACAACGGCGGCAGCATTCCGACCATGCCGCCTTGGCATATCCAGGAAAACAAGTGGCGCGCCGCCCGCTACGGCATGGAAGCGATCATCATCCTCGACGCCGAAGGCAATGAGCAGCTCGTCACTGAGCACCTCAAGGAAACGTTGCTGCGCCTGGCACCTATCGCGGAAAAGCTGGGTTGCTCGGAGGAACTGGCCGACGTCGAAAAGATCATCGCCCGCGGAGCGGGCTACCAGCGCCAGCGCCGCGTCGCCGCCCAGCACGACGGCGATCTTCACGCGGTCGTCCAGGATCTCGTGCAGCAGATGCGGTCCGTTCCGACCGCGTAG
- the tsaD gene encoding tRNA (adenosine(37)-N6)-threonylcarbamoyltransferase complex transferase subunit TsaD, with product MNRSRIIQPLVLGIESSCDETGVGIVRGTTLLTNTVSSSMDEHVRFGGVIPEIASRAHLDAFVPTLQEALHEAGVTLDDIDAIAVTSGPGLAGALMVGVCAAKALSVATGKPLYAINHLVAHVGVGLLDGAAGGTGGVSGGRLPENLGALLVSGGHTEILRIRSITDDVEMLGSTIDDAAGEAYDKVARLLGLGYPGGPAIDKLAKQGNAKAILFPRGLSQPKYMGTAEEPGPHRYDWSFSGLKTAVARCVEQFEARGEDVPVADIAAAFQEAVVDVITSKAVLACNENGITDLLLGGGVAANSRLRELTGQRCAAAGITLHVPPLSLCTDNGAMVAALGSQLIMAGIAPSGVTFAPDSSLPVTTVSV from the coding sequence ATGAACCGCTCCCGCATCATCCAGCCGCTCGTGCTGGGGATCGAGTCCTCCTGCGACGAAACCGGCGTCGGGATTGTCCGTGGAACCACGCTGCTGACCAACACTGTGTCCTCTTCGATGGATGAGCATGTCCGTTTTGGCGGCGTCATTCCGGAGATCGCTTCGCGTGCGCACCTGGACGCCTTCGTACCCACGCTGCAGGAGGCCTTGCACGAGGCAGGTGTGACGCTCGACGATATCGACGCCATCGCCGTGACCTCCGGACCTGGCTTGGCCGGCGCGCTCATGGTGGGTGTCTGCGCGGCCAAGGCCCTCTCTGTTGCCACGGGCAAGCCGCTCTACGCGATCAACCACTTGGTGGCGCATGTCGGCGTCGGGCTCCTGGACGGCGCCGCCGGTGGCACTGGGGGAGTTTCGGGCGGACGGCTGCCGGAAAACCTCGGTGCGTTGCTGGTTTCCGGCGGGCATACGGAAATCCTGCGCATCCGCAGCATCACCGACGACGTCGAGATGCTCGGCTCCACGATCGACGACGCCGCAGGGGAGGCCTACGACAAAGTGGCGAGGCTCCTGGGCCTTGGCTACCCGGGCGGACCGGCCATCGACAAACTCGCCAAGCAGGGCAACGCCAAGGCCATCCTCTTCCCGCGCGGACTTTCGCAACCCAAGTACATGGGAACCGCGGAGGAACCCGGACCCCATCGCTACGATTGGTCCTTCAGCGGCCTCAAGACTGCCGTCGCGCGCTGCGTTGAACAATTCGAAGCCCGGGGCGAGGATGTTCCGGTCGCCGATATCGCCGCCGCGTTCCAGGAGGCGGTCGTCGACGTCATCACGTCCAAGGCAGTGTTGGCCTGCAACGAGAATGGAATCACGGATCTCCTGCTGGGCGGCGGGGTTGCAGCCAACTCCCGGCTCCGTGAGCTGACAGGGCAACGCTGCGCGGCTGCGGGGATCACCCTGCATGTTCCGCCGCTGTCACTGTGCACCGACAATGGCGCCATGGTGGCGGCCTTGGGCTCGCAGCTCATCATGGCGGGAATCGCTCCCAGCGGCGTCACGTTCGCTCCGGATTCCTCGCTGCCGGTGACCACGGTTTCGGTGTAG
- the rimI gene encoding ribosomal protein S18-alanine N-acetyltransferase, with amino-acid sequence MTADDVSAVEVLERRLFPVDAWPMQMFFDELAQVDTRRYVVAEAGGQIVAYAGLMCIEPIADVQTIAVVPEFEGRGIGSAILTELIEEARRRGAVEVLLEVRADNPRAQALYARFGFEQIHVRRRYYRDGTDALIMRLTLTEGIPA; translated from the coding sequence ATGACCGCCGACGACGTCAGCGCGGTCGAGGTCCTGGAGCGCAGGCTCTTCCCGGTGGACGCGTGGCCGATGCAGATGTTCTTCGATGAACTCGCGCAGGTTGATACCCGCCGCTATGTGGTAGCCGAAGCCGGCGGGCAGATTGTGGCCTACGCCGGGCTCATGTGCATCGAGCCGATCGCGGACGTCCAGACGATCGCCGTCGTGCCCGAATTCGAAGGCAGGGGTATAGGCTCCGCCATCCTCACGGAACTGATCGAAGAGGCACGCAGGCGCGGCGCGGTGGAAGTGCTTTTGGAAGTCCGTGCCGACAATCCACGAGCGCAGGCACTTTACGCGCGGTTCGGTTTCGAGCAGATCCACGTCCGTCGGCGCTACTACCGGGACGGCACGGACGCCCTCATCATGAGGCTGACATTGACTGAAGGAATTCCGGCATGA
- the tsaB gene encoding tRNA (adenosine(37)-N6)-threonylcarbamoyltransferase complex dimerization subunit type 1 TsaB — protein MLILAIDTSAVASAALISDVAMEGVVESFATEDTRSHAEVLAPGIEKLLTDAGVSGADIDLIVTGVGPGPFTGLRSGIATARTLAFAWNKPLFGLMSLDAIALEVAESTEAQAEFLVATDARRKEVYWARYTLNDGQLPQLVDGPHVGFASELPDLPVFGAGGGIYADVVNANEEFSTTQPDAASLGQFAMALLAAGVELPDSTPLYLRESDAQVPGPRKRAL, from the coding sequence ATGCTGATCTTGGCCATTGATACTTCGGCCGTGGCGAGTGCGGCGCTCATCTCGGACGTTGCCATGGAAGGCGTGGTGGAATCCTTCGCGACCGAGGACACCCGCAGCCACGCCGAGGTCCTGGCGCCCGGCATCGAGAAGCTCCTGACCGACGCCGGGGTAAGCGGCGCGGACATCGACCTCATCGTCACCGGCGTCGGCCCTGGGCCGTTTACGGGCCTTCGTTCAGGGATTGCCACGGCCCGCACTTTGGCATTTGCCTGGAACAAACCCCTTTTCGGTCTCATGAGCCTGGATGCGATCGCCTTGGAAGTGGCCGAGTCAACGGAGGCGCAGGCCGAGTTCCTGGTGGCCACCGATGCCCGTCGCAAAGAGGTCTACTGGGCGCGCTACACGCTCAACGATGGCCAGCTCCCGCAACTCGTGGACGGTCCGCACGTCGGTTTCGCCTCGGAGTTGCCCGATCTCCCCGTCTTCGGTGCCGGCGGCGGCATTTACGCGGACGTGGTCAACGCGAACGAGGAATTCAGCACCACCCAGCCCGACGCGGCCTCGTTGGGCCAGTTCGCCATGGCCCTCCTGGCGGCCGGGGTGGAACTGCCGGATTCCACCCCCTTGTATTTGCGGGAATCCGACGCGCAAGTGCCGGGCCCTAGGAAGCGTGCATTGTGA
- the tsaE gene encoding tRNA (adenosine(37)-N6)-threonylcarbamoyltransferase complex ATPase subunit type 1 TsaE, whose protein sequence is MSEALWERTVRVATAEQTHALGSALAGVLEPGDLLVLSGELGAGKTTFTQGLGEGLGVRSGVISPTFVLVRIHPNLPEGARPGGPDLVHVDAYRLASAAEIDDIDLENTMDNSVTVVEWGRERVEHLSDSRLDIEMHRTVGGTERAATRPEASQDAVLDFDPEDDDEPRTIVFRGFGPRWSAVPEILEENA, encoded by the coding sequence TTGAGTGAGGCCTTGTGGGAACGGACCGTCAGGGTCGCGACGGCGGAGCAGACACACGCTTTGGGCTCGGCGCTCGCCGGGGTCCTTGAGCCCGGTGACCTGCTGGTTCTGTCAGGCGAACTCGGTGCCGGCAAGACCACCTTCACGCAGGGCCTCGGCGAAGGACTGGGCGTCCGTTCCGGCGTCATCTCGCCCACGTTTGTCCTGGTGCGTATCCACCCCAACCTGCCGGAGGGGGCCCGGCCCGGCGGCCCCGATCTGGTCCACGTTGATGCTTACCGGCTGGCGTCCGCCGCGGAAATCGACGACATCGACCTCGAAAACACCATGGACAACTCCGTGACAGTGGTCGAGTGGGGGCGCGAGCGCGTGGAACACCTTTCGGATAGTCGCCTTGACATCGAAATGCACCGGACGGTGGGCGGCACGGAGCGGGCGGCAACCCGTCCGGAAGCAAGCCAGGACGCCGTGCTGGACTTCGACCCGGAGGACGACGACGAACCCCGCACCATCGTCTTCCGCGGCTTTGGTCCTCGCTGGAGCGCCGTGCCCGAAATACTGGAGGAGAACGCCTGA